GTGTCGCACAAGCTCTTTGCTTCAGTTTTCTGTTCTTCGTCCATCTCCTTGATGTTCTTGTCCAGTTCCTGGAAGCTGCTTGTTGTATAGGTAGTTACGGTGCTTCTCGTCCATTGCTCTTCTTTCAGCAAGTTCTCAATCTCTTGGAATCCCATGGTTTCCTCCAAACATATTTGTCCAATTCTAAGACGTAAATAAAACCGGGCAGACCGGGACATAGCCTGCTCGGGTTTTGCATTCATAGTTACTTTTCTATAATATAGCACGATTTGGAAAAACTAGCAATTGATTTAAGGAAAGTGCTTAAAACATATTAACAAATATATAGTATTTCCTAGAAGCAGTCGTTGCAAAACCTCTCTCTACCTGTTATAAATGGAGTATGGAAACAGCTTCATTAAGAATCGCACCAAGCATGTTGTCTGCTGACTTCTCGCGTACCGCTGAGGAAGTACAGAGCATCAACGATAGCAAAGCAGATTGGGTACATCTTGATGTCATGGACGGTATTTTCGTTCCGAACATCACCTTCGGTCCCAAGTTCATCCAAGATCTCAGACCTCACTCAGACTTGGTCTTTGATGTACACCTTATGATTGATAAACCTGAGCGATATATTTCACTGTTCGCTGAGAGTGGAAGTGACTATATCACTGTACATGGTGAAGCATCACTGCATCTTCATCGTACCTTGCAGATGATAAAAGCAAGTGGTTGT
This sequence is a window from uncultured Sphaerochaeta sp.. Protein-coding genes within it:
- the rpe gene encoding ribulose-phosphate 3-epimerase, yielding METASLRIAPSMLSADFSRTAEEVQSINDSKADWVHLDVMDGIFVPNITFGPKFIQDLRPHSDLVFDVHLMIDKPERYISLFAESGSDYITVHGEASLHLHRTLQMIKASGCKAGVSLIPSTPVSMIEPILDMVDLILVMTVNPGFGGQSLIISTLQKIERLAELREQHGYDYLISVDGGVNLDTVGEIAKRKADIAVCGSAFFGAPDRVAFIQAIKERAQV